Proteins co-encoded in one Arthrobacter alpinus genomic window:
- a CDS encoding CoA-binding protein encodes MEHVNDPQVIRRLLTTPARWAVVGLSGNPLRPAVGVSLFLQRQLGHEIIPVSLKGDDVHGAKGYKTLAEIPGSIDVVDCFVNSTKVGAVVDQAIAVGAKALWLQLGVIDQDAAQRAQEAGLEVVMNTCPKIEAAKLGL; translated from the coding sequence ATGGAACATGTTAATGACCCGCAGGTGATCCGCAGACTACTGACCACCCCCGCGCGCTGGGCAGTGGTGGGCCTATCCGGTAACCCGTTGCGACCCGCCGTGGGTGTTTCCTTGTTCCTCCAGCGCCAGCTGGGCCATGAGATCATCCCAGTGAGCCTGAAGGGGGACGACGTTCATGGCGCCAAAGGGTACAAGACCCTCGCCGAGATTCCCGGCAGCATCGATGTGGTGGATTGCTTTGTGAATTCCACGAAGGTTGGTGCGGTGGTTGACCAAGCCATTGCCGTGGGCGCCAAGGCGCTCTGGCTGCAGCTCGGCGTGATTGATCAGGATGCAGCCCAGCGCGCGCAGGAGGCTGGTCTTGAGGTAGTCATGAACACCTGCCCCAAGATTGAAGCTGCAAAGCTCGGGCTTTAG
- a CDS encoding ABC transporter ATP-binding protein, which translates to MSALLSQTVSTDSVAPPTAVSDPQGTPAMSVSFEALGRSFSSKAGTHTVLRDVSFNIQAGEIVALLGPSGCGKSTLLRAVAGLDAPSTGTVSIDGTAVSGIDSRCAVAFQEPRLLPWKSIASNVAIGVPSGADSARRRHVVENLLKLVGLSTFAGHRPREISGGMAQRASLARALARNPGVLLLDEPFGALDALTRITMQDLLLDVHAAEPTTVLLVTHDVDEALQLADRIILLGSDGTDTPGCTIVRTVNVPGPRPRDRASSELAGLRSSLLASLGVDGH; encoded by the coding sequence ATGTCTGCTTTGCTTTCGCAAACGGTGTCCACCGATTCGGTGGCGCCACCAACGGCAGTTTCCGATCCCCAAGGTACTCCGGCCATGTCTGTCTCTTTTGAGGCTCTTGGCCGTTCCTTCAGCTCCAAGGCGGGCACTCACACGGTGCTCCGTGATGTCAGCTTCAACATCCAGGCAGGGGAAATTGTGGCCCTGCTGGGCCCGTCCGGTTGCGGAAAGTCCACCCTGTTGCGGGCCGTAGCCGGACTGGATGCGCCGAGCACCGGCACCGTGAGCATTGACGGCACAGCCGTATCCGGCATTGATTCACGCTGTGCCGTGGCCTTCCAGGAACCCCGTCTCCTTCCGTGGAAATCGATCGCAAGCAACGTGGCGATTGGTGTTCCCTCCGGCGCGGATTCTGCCCGGCGCCGCCACGTGGTGGAAAACCTCTTGAAGTTGGTGGGCCTGTCCACATTCGCAGGTCACCGCCCGCGGGAGATCTCCGGTGGCATGGCCCAGCGAGCCTCGCTAGCCAGGGCCTTGGCCCGCAATCCCGGGGTTTTGCTGCTGGACGAACCGTTTGGTGCACTGGACGCGCTGACCCGAATCACCATGCAGGACTTGCTGTTGGATGTGCATGCGGCAGAGCCCACCACGGTGCTGCTGGTCACCCACGATGTGGATGAGGCGTTGCAGCTTGCGGACCGGATCATCTTGCTCGGCTCCGATGGAACGGACACGCCGGGGTGCACCATTGTGCGCACCGTAAATGTTCCCGGCCCCCGCCCCCGCGACCGGGCCTCGAGCGAGCTGGCCGGACTACGCAGCTCGCTGCTCGCCAGCCTCGGCGTCGACGGCCACTAG
- a CDS encoding dihydrofolate reductase family protein yields the protein MTKTVYYTASTLNGFLADENHSLDWLFAVDTAGSPDIAAFMDSAGVFVEGSSTYEWVLKAENLLAEPGKWQQYYGRKPTYVFTSRTLPVPDGADVRFVSGDVAGVLEEITAAAGDLDVWVVGGGDLAGQFLDCGALNEIVITFAPAALTSGAPLLPRNVGADSLDLLSAEKQGEFAVLTYGVLARDSGTPNVEAGTP from the coding sequence ATGACCAAGACCGTGTACTACACCGCATCAACGCTGAACGGGTTCTTGGCGGATGAAAACCATTCGCTGGACTGGCTCTTTGCCGTGGATACCGCAGGTTCTCCGGACATTGCCGCGTTCATGGACAGCGCGGGTGTTTTCGTCGAGGGCTCATCCACCTATGAGTGGGTACTTAAGGCCGAGAACTTGTTGGCGGAGCCAGGCAAATGGCAGCAGTACTACGGGCGCAAACCCACCTATGTCTTCACGTCCCGGACCTTGCCCGTGCCCGACGGCGCCGATGTCCGCTTTGTCAGTGGCGACGTGGCCGGAGTGCTGGAAGAGATCACAGCAGCTGCCGGAGATCTGGACGTTTGGGTGGTGGGTGGTGGCGATTTGGCCGGCCAGTTCCTGGATTGCGGGGCGCTGAATGAAATCGTTATCACCTTTGCGCCGGCCGCCCTGACAAGCGGTGCGCCACTGCTGCCACGCAACGTGGGGGCCGATAGTCTGGACCTGCTCAGTGCTGAGAAACAGGGTGAATTTGCTGTGCTGACTTACGGAGTTCTTGCTAGGGATAGCGGCACGCCGAACGTAGAAGCCGGCACACCGTGA
- a CDS encoding polysaccharide deacetylase family protein — protein sequence MDTLDGLVPDYVLPPIENGMVPVLTKVPTEQKVVFVTIDDGAIKRDSDLALLEKNGIKASLFLAHNFIAGSSDFYRKYTAAGHLIENHTMTHNLDFIHLSYEQQKAEICGMADFEEQQFGRRPVFFRPPGGPYTMAIRKAVAECGMKAIVDWETKANAGGMDYQVGAGLRPGDIVLMHFRTEFPDDLAAFLKAQKAAGLKVVLLEDYLATP from the coding sequence GTGGACACACTGGACGGACTGGTGCCGGATTATGTGCTCCCGCCCATTGAAAACGGGATGGTGCCCGTGCTGACCAAGGTCCCAACCGAGCAAAAAGTGGTGTTTGTGACGATCGACGACGGCGCGATCAAGAGGGATTCGGACCTGGCGCTGCTGGAGAAGAACGGGATCAAAGCGTCGCTGTTCCTGGCTCACAATTTCATTGCCGGAAGTTCGGATTTCTACAGGAAATACACGGCGGCCGGGCACCTCATTGAGAACCACACCATGACCCATAATCTGGACTTTATTCACCTGAGCTACGAGCAGCAAAAGGCCGAGATTTGCGGGATGGCTGATTTCGAGGAGCAGCAGTTCGGGCGCAGGCCAGTCTTCTTCCGACCCCCGGGCGGCCCCTACACGATGGCCATTCGGAAGGCAGTCGCGGAGTGCGGCATGAAGGCCATCGTGGATTGGGAAACTAAGGCCAATGCTGGCGGGATGGATTACCAAGTGGGTGCCGGGCTGCGTCCGGGAGACATTGTCCTGATGCATTTCCGGACGGAATTCCCGGATGATCTGGCGGCCTTCCTGAAGGCGCAAAAGGCGGCGGGGCTCAAAGTGGTTCTGCTCGAGGACTACCTGGCAACCCCGTAG